The bacterium sequence TTATTTTATTGGTCGCTGGTACGCAATCTTTCCGATCAATTCTTTCGCTCGCAATATAGGCCTTGGTTTTATACTGCTTCTCCTGGGTGCCACGCTTGTGCAAGGATACAAAGCCTACTTTGTGGCCTGGGCAGGAGATCAGAACACGTACGATGCTTATGCAGAAGACATGGCCGAGATTGCTCGTCAGTACAACACTACTATCAAAGGCACCAACCAGCCTACGACCTATATGGTAGTTGACGGCTATTCTATACGTACCATCGACTATCTGACTCGCGCAAAGCCTGACTACAAGTACAATATCGATGATGGCTTCGGCCTCGATCGTGGGTCAGGCTGGAAGCGGCTAGAATGGGATCAAGTGAAGTCGGTGCCGCTCACGCAAGACCCGACCGTATTCTTCGTCCAAAATAACCAGCGACGACAAGAAGTTCTGGACATCTTACGCGCTAAATACCCAACTGCCAGTATTAAAGCAATGAGCTCTCCAAGCTTCCCACAACGTACACTCTATTACGAGGTCGAAGTAAATCGATGAACGCCAAGGCCGGCCAACCACAGCTCACTATCCTCATACCAACGCTCAATGAAGAAAAGCGTATTGGCGCGACACTCAAAACACTCGCTCACTTCTTGAAAGAGCGCAAGTATGACGCCGAGGTCGTCGTTGTCGATGCGCTTTCAGACGACAACACTGAAAAAGTTGCTCGCGCTGAAGCGAAACACTTCGCTTCTTTCCGATACTTGCAAACCGGACCAAAGGTAGGGAAAGGCAAGCAAGTCCGTGACGGTATGTTCGCTGCCCGCGGCAAGTACATTATGTTTATGGACGCCGACCTCGCCACCCCGCTTAAATACCTTGATGACGTGTACAGCTTAATACACTCAAAACGGCCGATCGGAATTTGTGTCCGAAATCTTTCTGACTCTCACACCGGTTTGAGGAAATTCATTTCGACTTTTGGCAACTGGCTTACTCAAACATTACTCGTACCAGGCATACAAGACACACAATGTGGCTTCAAGGTATTTGATGCCCAGGTCGCAAAAGAAGTGTTCGGTCGCCAGCGGATCGTTGGCTGGGGATTCGATATGGAAATTCTCGCTGTAGCTCGCAAGCTCGGATATAGCATTGAGCTGATCGAAGTTCCGGACTGGAAGGATGTCGTCGAAGGCTCTAAGATATCCGGTGGCTCAGGCTTCAAATCCCTTCAGGTGGCTTTGCAAGTTTTTATCGACTTACTCTCAATCAAGCTCGGGCTTTTAACAGGTCGTTATCGAAAGGTAAGTTTTCGTTATGTCCCGTACCAAGCTGACTAATCGATTAGCCCCGACCTACATCCAACGTCTACCGGAGCGATGGGCAGTGTTTATACTGCTGCTAATTGCAGCTATTGCCAGGTTTCTGACAATCACCAAAGCTAGTGTGTGGCACG is a genomic window containing:
- a CDS encoding glycosyltransferase encodes the protein MNAKAGQPQLTILIPTLNEEKRIGATLKTLAHFLKERKYDAEVVVVDALSDDNTEKVARAEAKHFASFRYLQTGPKVGKGKQVRDGMFAARGKYIMFMDADLATPLKYLDDVYSLIHSKRPIGICVRNLSDSHTGLRKFISTFGNWLTQTLLVPGIQDTQCGFKVFDAQVAKEVFGRQRIVGWGFDMEILAVARKLGYSIELIEVPDWKDVVEGSKISGGSGFKSLQVALQVFIDLLSIKLGLLTGRYRKVSFRYVPYQAD